The following proteins come from a genomic window of Miscanthus floridulus cultivar M001 chromosome 2, ASM1932011v1, whole genome shotgun sequence:
- the LOC136539494 gene encoding putative polyol transporter 1 yields MAEQHKDGLPDGVAPPRKKTNVRFAFACAILASMTSILLGYDIGVMSGAALFIKEDLKISDVEVEVLLGILNLYSLIGSFAAGRTSDWIGRRLTIILAAVIFFVGAIMMGLSVNYPMLMAGRFVAGIGVGYALMIAPVYTAEVSPASSRGFLTSFPEVFINLGILLGYVSNYAFAHLSLKLGWRLMLGIGAAPSVVLALMVLGMPESPRWLVMKGRLAEAKVVLGKTSDTPEEAALRLADIKEAAGIPADLDGDVVAVAKRTGGEERVWKELILSPTPAVRRVLLSALGIHFFQQSSGIDSVVLYSPRVFQSAGIADKNKLLGATCAVGVTKTVFILVATFTLDRFGRRPLLLTSTGGMIVSLVGLGFGLTVIGHHPEGTTIPWAIGVCIASILGVVAFFSIGLGPITWVYSSEIFPLHLRALGCALGVGLNRVTSGVISMTFLSLSKGITIGGSFFLYAGIASLAWVFFFTYLRETRGRTLEQMGDLFGIPNMADDSDQQSSPGKEKKTSSNVEMSSSTATSSDIRNE; encoded by the exons ATGGCAGAACAGCATAAAGATGGCCTCCCGGACGGTGTCGCGCCGCCGCGGAAGAAGACTAACGTCCGGTTCGCTTTTGCCTGCGCCATCTTGGCCTCCATGACCTCCATCCTTCTCGGCTACG ACATCGGGGTGATGAGCGGCGCGGCGCTGTTCATCAAGGAGGACCTCAAGATCTCAGACGTGGAGGTGGAGGTCCTGCTCGGCATCCTCAACCTCTACTCGCTCATCGGCTCCTTCGCGGCAGGGCGCACCTCCGACTGGATCGGACGCCGGCTCACCATCATCCTCGCGGCCGTCATCTTCTTCGTCGGGGCCATCATGATGGGCTTGTCGGTGAACTACCCCATGCTCATGGCTGGCAGGTTCGTGGCGGGCATCGGCGTCGGCTACGCGCTCATGATCGCGCCCGTCTACACGGCCGAGGTCTCGCCGGCGTCATCACGGGGGTTCCTCACCTCCTTCCCCGAGGTGTTCATCAACTTAGGCATCCTGCTCGGCTACGTTTCCAACTACGCCTTTGCCCACCTCAGCTTGAAGCTCGGCTGGCGCCTCATGCTCGGCATCGGCGCCGCGCCTTCCGTCGTCCTCGCGCTCATGGTGCTCGGCATGCCCGAGTCCCCGCGGTGGCTGGTCATGAAAGGCCGTCTCGCCGAGGCCAAAgtggtgctcggcaagacctccGACACGCCGGAGGAGGCCGCCCTGCGGCTCGCGGACATCAAGGAGGCGGCCGGCATCCCCGCGGACCTCGACGGGGACGTCGTCGCCGTGGCCAAGAGGACCGGCGGCGAGGAGCGCGTGTGGAAGGAGCTGATCCTGTCCCCGACGCCCGCCGTCCGGCGCGTGCTCCTGTCGGCGCTCGGCATCCACTTCTTCCAGCAGTCGTCGGGCATCGACTCGGTGGTGCTCTACAGCCCGCGCGTGTTCCAGAGCGCCGGTATCGCCGACAAGAACAAGCTGCTGGGCGCCACGTGCGCCGTGGGCGTGACCAAGACGGTCTTCATCCTGGTGGCCACGTTCACGCTGGATCGCTTCGGCCGCCGGCCTCTCCTGCTGACGAGCACCGGGGGCATGATCGTCAGCCTCGTCGGCCTCGGGTTCGGGCTCACCGTGATCGGCCACCACCCGGAGGGCACCACCATCCCCTGGGCCATCGGCGTCTGCATCGCCTCCATCCTCGGGGTGGTGGCCTTCTTCTCCATCGGGCTCGGCCCCATCACGTGGGTGTACAGCTCCGAGATCTTCCCGCTTCACCTGCGCGCGCTCGGGTGCGCGCTCGGCGTCGGCTTGAACCGCGTCACCAGCGGGGTCATCTCCATGACCTTCCTGTCGCTGTCCAAGGGCATCACCATCGGAGGCAGCTTCTTCCTCTACGCGGGCATCGCCTCGCTCGCCtgggtcttcttcttcacctacCTCCGCGAGACACGCGGCCGCACGCTGGAGCAGATGGGCGACCTCTTCGGCATCCCCAACATGGCCGACGATAGCGACCAGCAGTCGTCGCCCGGCAAGGAGAAGAAGACCTCGAGCAACGTCGAGATGTCATCATCGACGGCCACTAGTAGTGATATCAGAAACGAGTGA
- the LOC136536946 gene encoding uncharacterized protein, with protein sequence MSYCMLGASVNGAELGARVTGAELPSMFAAEVVDAGFFPVAQRLLRQSEQVPQRILLSTILLGAIPLYAELLKENHPLVKDIVEDVFCTLARIRNIAGVVLENLVGILRGEDDLVLSAAVDILLAVPEYQDIHPFLKTAGAITVLVDLTRNGNHDIIEKVTGAIAQLSYEEYIREVLMEVDAIPILLDLVHGHLGDLMESAAAEALINFSEDASLCQEYAPVLQRIPTTLLAFQDQFCHFHISQGHLIQSVRRIEQRLNPQRIS encoded by the exons ATGTCGTACTgcatgctcggcgccagcgtcaacggcgccgagctcggcgccagagtgactggcgccgagcttccttccat GTTCGCCGCCGAAGTTGTTGATGCGGGCTTCTTCCCCGTGGCGCAGCGGCTGCTCCGGCAGTCCGAGCAGGTGCCCCAGAGGATCCTGCTGAG TACTATCTTGCTCGGCGCTATACCTTTATATGCTGAGCTGCTAAAGGAAAACCACCCACTTGTGAAAGATATCGTGGAAGATGTATTCTGCACCTTGGCTAGAATCAGGAACATTGCTGGAGTGGTTTTGGAGAATCTGGTTGGAATCCTCAGGGGTGAAGATGACCTTGTATTAAGTGCTGCTGTTGATATTTTGCTGGCTGTTCCTGAATATCAGGACATCCATCCTTTTCTCAAAACTGCTGGAGCAATAACTGTTCTTGTGGACCTTACGAGGAACGGAAATCATGATATTATTGAGAAAGTCACAGGAGCTATTGCACAGTTAAGCTATGAGGAGTATATCAGAGAAGTTCTGATGGAAGTTGATGCTATTCCCATTCTGTTAGACTTGGTTCATGGCCATTTAGGGGACTTGATGGAGTCCGCAGCAGCAGAAGCTTTGATTAATTTTTCTGAAGATGCATCATTGTGTCAGGAGTATGCACCAGTACTACAAAGGATACCAACGACACTTTTGGCATTTCAAGATCAGTTTTGTCATTTCCACATTTCTCAAGGTCACTTGATTCAATCTGTGAGAAGGATAGAGCAGCGTTTGAACCCACAAAGAATTTCGTGA